In Hemicordylus capensis ecotype Gifberg chromosome 4, rHemCap1.1.pri, whole genome shotgun sequence, the genomic window ctggtgtaggaggtcacccaagcttgggacataccacagcaccaaccacgggagggaaaatacccaggctggagctactgacccggaaggacctgttgcaggaccctccgaccaaatgccGCTCtagcagcttcatgttcatccaacttgtaatgccttgaaaatgtaaaaggcgatgaccaagtagccgccttgcaaatctcttcatgggacgccggtgaagataacacagcggaagtggctgccgatgtagttgagtgcgccgtaatctgaccaggcaccgaaagtttctgggcttcaGACAACATCGTAATGCATGAACGGAACCatcgagcaataatggctgaagagaccttgcatcccatcttagaagccttaaaggccacaaaaagagcatctgacttacgaaaagcctgcgtccGGTTCCACTCCTCctctgcagggtgacgagcatccggacaaaaagaaggtaattaaatgtcCGCTTCacgattaaactgagactttaccttagggataaacgaaggatccgggataagtctcacagagtccttagagaaaatacacaaattactcttaactgacagagcctgcgattcagaaaccctcctggccgatgttacagctactaaaaaggtCACCTTCCAGGACAAAatctgcaatgatacagatcaaagtggttcaaatggcagaaaactgcagaccccacaacacaatatgcaaatcccatgacggaaaacaatggcagaccagaggagacaacaaagctgcccccctcaatAATTTGCGTAGAAGAGAGTGCCACGCCTGAACAaacgctgatgaggaaacaacatctggatcaagcacgccgcccggcgtttaagcgtgttgggtttcagaccaagcgcaaggccatcctgaagaaaacctagtaatcccctcgacctgcacttgtccagctgcaggaagcgctttgctgtccagcgcagaaaactacgccaagtcgattggtaaatcttgttggctgaacactttctagacgcaaggatggtaaatcggaccttgacacagcagaactggatggtctggcaaactgagtggatgacctacggtcaagtcgacgatctcggaaaaccaaggccctctgggtcaaaaagacgcaatcaatatcagggatgcccggGAACtccgcagcttcctgaggcaacgggagagcagcggcactggaggaaatgcatacagcagacacggaggccatgGCACCAATAGCGCatccgtctcttctgcccccaacatcgggaaacgtgagtaaaacctctgaatcttggcattctgaggatatgcCAACAAGTCTATCTGGGGTCCCCAGCcgctctgtcagccacctaaatacttgagggtgcaggccccattctgccggctagatctcctgccgtcttagccaatctgcccgaacattGGAAATTCCGTTTACATGATGGcccagaatggatattaagtagttctgtacacattaagatgttccttcccttcaccaagggcaTGAAGGCccttagggccagaaagacagcctgcagctcgagccagtttatgctatggagcgactcctccaccgaccaaagcccctgggcagaactgttccaacagtgagccccccagcccgataggcTGGCAtccgtcgtgaccatcactctctcgggttctatgaacagcttgcccttgtctaggttccccgggccgtccaACAAATCGACTCATGAAGAGACACCaagagaggaatgttcttgtcacgtttgagggcaatcctgtgctggtaagggaagaaagcccactgtaactggcgtagatgaaaacctcgctcaaggcaccgagtccatagccgccaccatgagacccaacaaacttgctagattgagaaggctggcccacagtcttgaagcaatcacacgagccagtgacgataagacctccatccgatcctgtggcagaaacagtttgcctactgaggtgtccattaccatgcccaaatgacgaaggctctgtgtgggcatcaagtgactcttgcccacatttatcagaaacccatgggcacgtaacacagacattgttctggacagagccgactgaactgctccttcttgagcaagttgtcgaggtaacaatacaggtggacccccttAGTGCATGaagtggccactagcagactagaaccttcGTAAAAACTTGGGTGTCTaatgagagaccaaaaggaagggctctgtactgataatgcctccaCATGTAGCAGAAGCGGAATATATGTCGACCgagtggatgaatggggatgtgtaaataggcctcctggagatctattgaagccatgtagtcccccatctgcaatgcctctgagatggtacaaagggtttccatcctgaacctcctttttatcacaaaacggtggactgggcgtaggttgagaactgccctggccgatcTGTCCTTTTTTGGCACTGTAAAAATCACtgaatagatgcccttgcctctctgaagaagtgggacctcctctatggttcctatagccaccagatactgaatggccatggacaaccccttgtgcttttccggtttcccggatctaggggtaaggaggaatctgtttcctggggggctggccagctccacttcgtacccgtgtaggctaatggaaagaacccacctgtcgatggattctttccaaacggGCCAAATGGCGGACCCCTACTTTGTctgagtgggagtcaggactgctgcttggggcccTGCTGCTGGTTTCCAAAAGACTGACGGTTCTGCTGAttgaacccttgcctgccttggcctctggatctgttccactgcgattgaaaaggcctaaaaggctccctctgacaaactgaggtccaaacgccctgaaggtttgcGTCGGTCTacgattaaaactcttgtccttcttcctaggggctgatggcagagccctgcagttatccttagtttcaatgagtacctctttcagggcctcatccccaattagcttcccccccagcatagggaacagcagctaatttaaccctagacgtattatcaacttccaaaattttagccatatgttgcgtcttgccaggacacctgcactgaccgcacgtgccgagaactgaacactgtccagagtagcatccgctgaaaaAGCAGCCGTcctctgcagacgaagtagcttaCGCCGCATCTTAGATTGATCAgtgggagggtcattgggtaactcgccgatccacaagaccgatgctctagacaccacggacgcagtggtgtcagctctgatggccattgctgaagcctcgtgggccctgcgcagtgcagattctgcttttctgtctcctggctccttaaaagaggagtccccatccttgggtaccactATGCTACTAAGTAGGGCCCTGAAGTGAGCATCCGTAAGTGACACCTTCAacaagtccagagtctcctcctcaaagttgtacaatcTGCTAGCCAATGCCAACATACGCTTTGGGAGTCGCAACAGccgcccattcctccttgatggtattagtaaagccctcaggtatcactgatttaatctgtGGTACCTcagccttaggcagcaccaaggagcccttggacacaggagagatctgttcctctgtaactggctacagatcaagtgcagcaatagcctggttaattagtggctgaaaatccaccataagagagagcctctgactgtgtaagtttgctgcagagtcctcagtcatctccccctcttccgaggaggagggccccttgtctgggttgcccagcaatgtctccgacccactgaccctgggtcgcaataaatctggggagtcctctcctgactcgtctgaagacctccccctacccaagggcacagagtcctggcgtatagccaccctgggctgcttagcgggcaccgtctcctcctgagagtctgagggcgacacatggatcacagcctgccttgcaggcttccgcgatttaagcgccgctgccagtgagacctgaacagcctcctgaatccagccctttacagtggcagcatcactgggaacccccacattccctgtaggagtaggccctgagggaggggccacatagggggcatctgcactcacctcctccccccgagcaagtcccgatcttactggggggagctgttcatggccttctgggtgctccgacaccccatccacgggctcagcaccgcctgcctcatcatcctgcatgtcttccccgtctgattccgacaggctctggggcggccactcctgctgacgttcctttcGGCGCGGCCCCAATActcgctgaggcagtcctcctcctgcacgcccaactgctagggaaaggagttgggtGGGAGGGCAAGGCCAAATATCACAAGCTTACCTTGCTCACGCTGCCGGGcgaaagctctctcaccaacggggcctccttgtagggaagcctccgattctggtgccgtcacctgcgtcctgctacggtggattgctggtggcatggattgtgcccagtctcctcaccggtatctggcgacagagaggaccgctgtggcctacaggCGCCAGTGAGGTCGTCTGATACATccgccattttccttacaggatttgcgcagtcccgagtttttagcgggaacaggcgctgatgggcggatctctccctaatggccaggagtccgaaggtcttcttagcggacatcggccaaaaggtcggcaagaggtgaggagaggtaacgaataacagaaCAGACAGTAGAAGAAAAGacatgagatatatatatatatatatatagagagagagagagagagagagagagagatagagatagatatagatataaatatatatatatatataaaaaatttaaaattattattattttcttttttctttagtaactagagaaaactaatagtagtagaataccaggtgaagaatagattggaaatagtcaaaaataataggaatataagcagaagaaaagaagaggcctagttaacaaggccaaagccagcgagctgtaatgcaagccttctggagcaaaggcaggaagtagaactgaggagatccgcccacatgcactgggttaaggatcttcaagtatgactacttcctgccttttggagcacgTGGGGGGATGTAATctcaagcttgggtgacctcctacaccagccgagaaaatGAAGTTTCTTGGGCACTTTTTGCCTCTTAAAATGTTCTGTACCAAATAACTTCAATTAGTGCTAGTTTACACAAGCATGTCTATACATGCAGCAGAGTTCAGAGCAAATCTTGAGCTCACACAACTTTCCCAGCTGCACATGTAACCATGTAGAACAGATCATGTAAGCAGGACTCGTAGGGCTCAATGAGTGCCTGGACTCGTAGAGCTCAGTGACTCTGGGAACATATTAAATGGCTCTCAAAATGTCACAGATTATTGTTTCAAGTTGAGATAAATTCCTATTCAGCTTACTCGAGCTTCTCCAGTTTCAGTGCCGCCTGTTGGATTGTCATCTGCAGTCGCTGCACTTTTTCCATAGCTGATTTCTGTGAAATGAGATAGTTGTACAGTTCATGTTGCATGCACCTCAATGTTAcacttacacttacacacacacacacacacacacacacccctaaaagcaCTTCCTCAGCCAGGCCCAGTAAAGGCAATAACAATTAGCTTGAATTTTAGTTCACATGTTATCCAGCCTAATCTAAGTTACTTGCTCTTTTTCTTACTTGCCTGCCTTGGTGATGAAAGTAGATTAATATCTCAGAGACACAGAACTGCAGCTGCTGAAAAAGGAAGGTCTTGCCAAATCAACCTTTTACTTTGTTCACAGAAACTAAACTGCTATTTGGTATAATGATTAGAATGGTGGACTAAGAAAACCTGGGTTCACATCTTCACTTATCCATAACACTCGTGAGATAGTTTTGAGCTAGTCATGATATCTCTTGCAGAAACAGAAAGTCAAGACAAATCACttagcatattttaatataaatacAAATGGAAGAATGTAAAGACTTGTTCTGTCAAACTTAATTCTATCATAGTTCAAATGTTGTGAAAGTCAGTTCTGCCGCCCCGAACACTAGCGTGCTGGAAGGGCagggaataaatattttaaattaaaccaataaataaattggggggTTGGGATCTAGAAACCCACTATCTTGACATGGATGTATACACTCCATTCTGGAatactaaaaacaaacacacacacataccccaagcTCTCATGTACTACAAGTAAGCTATTGCTACAATCTCCAGCAGAAATTTAAGCAGATACATGAGACAAGCAAATTTCCCAAGCAATACAGCATGGCTGATTTAACATAACTTTAATGTTACATTTCtgacttgtaaaaaaaaaagtgtacttAAATAATCTTACATATGTGCTCTGGATTTCCAGGTAGACCTCACGGCGCGAGTCACggaagaaaagaaaattaagaaTGCCACTCAAAAACCGAGCAATCTTCTTTGCTTCTAGAATACCAACAGCAACATAGAATGAATACTTTGATCACAGTTATCGAGTGTGCAACTTTTAAACTCAAAAGGTTGTGCCAAGCTTAAAATCATAGTAGTTTGAATATGAAGTCTACCAGATAGAAATGGTAGCTGACATTCTAACTAAACCAAGTGTGTGCACTTCACGGAAGTACTGGTGCTGCTGATGAGTTTAACTAAGACAGTACAGATGCTCACGTAGGGCAGGATGTTAATTTCAGTGACATCCCCATCtgctggaagcactctgtgttaCACAAAAATAAGTCCTtgggggttgtgcagccctcagggacatattttcaggtggcatggaGTGCTTCCAGGAGATGGGGAGGTTGTCCAAATTTGTCCCACTGACCGCACAGCAAGCTTCTAggatgaagacagatgtaaaatAAGCATGGCTTCAGGATAGTTATTTTCTCTACTGTGACATTTGCAGCCTACTTGTGTGAATGTTTATGCAGAAGCAAGATGCCACCAAATTCAATGGTTTACTCTCAATAAAGTGTGGATAGGACTAAAGCCTTAATACCTAGAACATTATATTAATATCCGCATTTATTGCTACTCAATTACATAATGGGACTGTTTATTTTCTGTGCtctcccacccccaaaacaaGAATTTCTCCTATCTACATACTATTTTCAAGACCTGAAAATAAAAGTTTATTTCCTACAATGATGGCGGTTTCACTTCGCAACTTTGTTTTATATCATTTCCCAACTGGCAAAAGAAAAAGTGTACTTAAATACCTGGGAGTGCAGCTGCTCATCTCCAATATTGGATATTTTTGTAATTATTGTTTACAATAGGCATTTATACTTTCAGATTTCATAATATACCTTAAGTTTTAAGGGCTAACTACAACTGTTTCCACAATAGGACCTTTTAGCACTAAAGAAGCACGACTTTTCTACTATGAGCTGCAGACAAAATTAAAAGGTGGCTCAAAACAGCACTTGATATAATGGTATATAAAGTACTGTACTGCAGGGCCCATTTCCATGGGCAGAAGCCTATCTTTACATGGAAACAAGCCCCCTTTTAATCACTCATTAGCAAGGGAGCTTAAGGACACAACCTACAAGGGGTAGATCACACGGCAGGCAGTGCAGAACGAACAAACAAATATCAAGGCTAGTCAGGTAGAATCATAAGAATTTTCTCATGATTGCACCAGCTCCTACCGTTGCCAACATTACCACtgtgaaggggaatcctgacCATGTAAACTAGCCTGTGGTGAAAACCAACACAAGTTAAGCCTAGGGCACAACACAACAGAACACCAAAGAAGTGTGAAAATTCTTACTTGGACTTATGACATCAGCAACCTGGAAGTCATGAACACGGCAGATGGGGAAAAGTGACTCCCTATCAAAGTTGTACAAATTAGTTAGCATTTTGTAAGCAGCCAGCTTATAGAACCTACTTCCCTGATAGAGCTTCTAATGCAGTTGTGGGTTTATCTGGCATTAAATTACACTATATGGCTAGTTATTGTGGCAAATCATCATAACCTAACAAATGATAAAGGGAATTTCTGTCTTtacttctcttttaaaaagtcCAAAGTAATCTGGCAGAAACATGTTTAGTCTACCAAGAAATAGATAAATGGTATTTTAAATCCCTGTGCCAAAATCATATGCATTTAGAACTGCAGGCAACATAAAAGTGCTTTGCTTGTAAATGTAACAGAAGACACtagtggctgacaaccagactagcCTTTCATGGATGTGCCGGGCTCTTCCagatggctgcagagggaagcaggGTGGATCACCACAAATTGCCCCTTCCACAACAGAAAAAACCTGCCAAAGTGCCAACACAAAATGGTGTCCTTGTACTGAACCTGCAGAAATTTTAAGTCAATATCCAAACCATTTAatatgttacataagaacagccctgctggatcaggcccaaggcccatctagtccaggatcctgtttcgcacagtggcccaccagatgccgctggaagccacaggcaggagttgagggcatgccctctctcctgctgttactcccctgcaactggtactcaggggcatcctgcctttggggttGGAGGCGGCTcacagtcctccaactagtagccgttgatagacctctcctcaatgaagttatccaaacccggAGTTTGACCGGAGTAAGAACCTTTTCAATCTATTGAAATAAGCTGAAAGGTTTGCCTTTACTACACAGAAATTCCATCACAAATCAAATTCGAAGTAGAGAATTTTGTTACAAACGCAATTTTATCACACTCACATTTTAATAAATAGATTTCCTATCGGTAGGAAGCCTTCAAAGATCTGGGGATATGCAGTTTCAAATGTCACTGGCATCTAAGAAGACAACAAAACCAGTAAGTTGTAACATGAAGGACTTCAATCTCTTGCTTTATTTAGTTCTCTAGATACAAGTGAAGATTCAGAATTTATCTGCAGCATtgtagactgcttttctgtgAAGTATCCAAACAGCACAAGTCTGGTAAAATTGATACTGGTTTTATTAAACTACAACAGTCAAATAAAAGTAAATGTATGAAATAACTGTAAGGAAAGATGAAAGTCAGCCCTAAAACAGGAACAGTAGCTTTCTGCCATCCTGTTTGTAATCATGCTAGTTGTTATTCTGGAAAACGCAACTTGTGCCATCCCAGTGAAAAGACTGGAATTTGACAGTATCAGTTCTTCAAGGACTACTCTAGTAAATACAAGTACCATCAGTTATGGATTTACTAGCTCTTTGTTTATCCCATAACATATTAACTTCCCTTTGATGAAGTTTACAAATTACTGTAGTATTATAATCTGTTTGGATAACTGTTCACACCCAGCTTCTGACAATCAAACACACTCCAGGAAGTCACTCCATCCACTGAGAACACCTTGACTAACGGCCTTCACAATAATACGTAGGGGAATCAAATGCAGCCCACTTCTGTTCATTACCAAGCAGCTTAATggttatattttattgtttttgcaTTCCAATTATTTCTTAAAGCATTATTATTTCTTCTCTCTTTCACTTTCTCCCCTGGTGTTTCCTTACTAGTGTACTCTGTAGCTCTGGCTGTGTCGAGTCCTAACTCTTTCgtaaggagagatggtcttgtggtaggaagcatgaattgtccccttagctaagcagggtctgccctggttgcatatggatgggagactagaagtgtgagaactgcaagatattcccctcaggggatggagccactctgggaagagcagaaggttccaagttccctccctggcttctccaagatagagctgagagagactcctgcctggagccttggagaagccactgccagtctatgtagacaatactgagctagatggaccaatggtctgactcagtataagacagcttcctatgttcctatattataCATATCAAGTAATACAATGAACAGTATGAAGAAAAATAAGTTGCACATGCATTGTTATTATGAATATGTCAAGATTACATTTCATTTACCATGTCATATTAAAGAGAGCGCTTCATGCATGCACCGCTCAAAGAGCAGCAGGTTGCAGACTCCTGATGTAGTCTTTTGAGAAGCCTAACACTGACTTTTAGTTTGCATcaggtaatttaaaaaaccacaactgCTTCATATTAGCAGGTATTATCCCCTGAATTATGGCACATTGAAGTTCCACTTTTATTTTGAATCCAGTGCATATTACTCATGCCTTACTATATGCCTACCATATAAAAGTGTTCCAGTCGGATTCCATATACACTTTGTAAGGCTCTCATAAAAATCATCTGAAGTACTTccggctaaaaaaaaaaaaagtgcggggggggggagattcagaGATCAGAATAAATTTAGACTGCATTTACATTTATTTGGTTTAAAATTCCACTTGCAAAGACAAAACTGCATTATAAAACTAGTATATTTTCACAGCCCTATAATGGATCACTAAGCCACTTTATATGCTTGGATGAATTCCCAAAGCAAGGGATCCACAGATGCAATTGCCTAGTAGAGACCATAAATTTACGTCTGGCAGGTGCCCCTTCTCCGCACACCAAGCACAAAATAAGACCTCCTTCTGCTCCCAGGTTCCCCACACATTGCAGAGAACTCAGGGAGGGGTAGGTGGGTAGGGGTGAGAAACAGACTTTCACTTTATGCCAAGCACGATAAACCAACACCCATCCTTACCAAagtctgtttttgtgtgtgtgtgtgtgtgttttttaaaagcatgcttGCCACTGACAGGCTGCTAATCTTTGTTGTTTAATGGTACTGTTCTTAGCgtgatgtttttcagttttgTGTACTGTCCTCGGGACCCAGGAtaaagggtatgtgtgtgtgtataaaaatataataaatggaTGCATCCTCCTTCAGTGCTTATATAGGAACTATTAAAGTTAACATGTTCTTTATATGCACCAAGAACAGTCAACCATTTAAAAACTACACATAATTAAGAAGCCTTCAGATTGTTTCCCCCCCAGAGAATGGGCCAAAGCTCTTCATGCAGAAGAGCTTGCTGAAAATATAAGGTTGAAAATGGCTCAGCAGAATTAGCAAATCAGTAATACTTCAGTCACCAGCACCCTGAAGTAGTATTTTTCAGGAACATTATTTCCACCAGTCATAGGAAGTGGCCCTGCATCTAGTACAACAGCATACACAACTCCTCTGCTGTATGGGTTGTTACCATTTGTCTTTAGCTGAAAAATGCATGCAAGTACATACCACTGTAACTATGGTAAATGGtcacctctttaaaaataaagtgcatGCACAATGTAAGAAATTTATCTTTCATGCATTATACAGGGACAACGGCTAAATTCAGATATGGTCTGCCATTTATATCActgcatgaataaataaataatgagaatgAGCAGTGGGTAGTCTCAGACTCGTGcacttccttctcccctctccttcaaatGAGGGAAGGAGATCAGAAGCTTACATATCTTATTCAAACCATAGTTCGTTATGGTGTCTATCCTCAcaccaagttcccaaagcacaaTTTTGGATGCTAGTTTGAGAGCACACTATGGTTTGCCACAAACTAGAAAAAGCTTCTGCTCTCCATCCCTTGTGCACAAAGGATAAGTGGGCAGCAGCAAACCATAGCTTGTTACTCAAACTTCCACAAACATCTGAAAGACAAAGATCAACACAGTAGCTTTACCATCAAGCAACAACTGCAATTCTGGCTCTGTACACAAGCAAAACAAATGCTGGACACAAACCATGTTGCTGGGCGGAGTTCCATAATTTCACTAATCATGGCAGATGACCTATCACCGTTTGGCAAGGATGATGAGAGGAGCTCCACCTTCCTCTACAGCttgaaattggggagggggaggaatttcCACAGTCCAGCTATGgaaaaatctcccctccaaccCTAGTCCAGATCCAAGTGGGCATGGAAGGCTAGATCAGATTATTTGGGCAGTAGGGGCACTTCGGCTTTTACTACTAGATGTGTGCGCGCGAGCGAGAGAGATCATCCCTGCAGCTGCACTTGGCTTCCAAAGTCTTCCACAACGATATCCAATCATTATCGAGGGGAGCAGAGGATTGTCCCCGACCTTCCCGTTGAGGTTAATGTGAGGTCAGGGATCAAGGTACAATGCTTTGCATACCTTCCTAGAAGCCCAACTAAAGACAGTGGGACTCCAAATTAAACATCCTGGAAACCACAAAGTGTGGCTTGGTACAAATGCCAGTGAATCTGAGGAATCCTGATGCTGGGCATCAGGATTCTGCTTAACAAATAAGCTCTTTTGTGGTCTTTACCTTGCTTTTTGGAAATAAGTCACTTTTGGAAAAGCTTTTGGCCTCACTTCCAGTCAGTAAGCAATTGCGAATGTGTACAACAATGTCATTGTCACTGTATCTTGGAAAGGTACAATTATCCATCCTGCAAGGAAAGAAAACATTTAGTGTGCAATTAGTTACAGCAGATCACCACTTTATACTTCAGTTTTTCCTTACAGGTATATaccaatggcgcagcggggaagtaacttgcgtagtgagcaagaggttgctggttcgaatccccactggtatgtttcccagactataggaaacacctatactgggcagcagcgatataggaagatgctgaaaggcatcatctcaaactgcacagacgatggcaatggaaaacccctcctatcaaagaaaaccacatggctctgtggttgccaggagtcgacactgacttgacagcacaagtttacctttactttatattACCATATGTATACCAACACATGAGATTACATCCAGATGGCTGACATGAGAATACACTGATCAAGAAGTCCAGCCCATGTAGAAAGGACAATACAACATGCTTCATACATTATAACTCTGTGTAGAGAGTAGCAAGACAAATCTGAGGTGTTACTTAGAATATACTTTATCAGCAGCTGCCCCAGCAAAAATGCTGATAAGGGCAAGAAAAAGTTCTCATGGCACCCCTATGAATGAATAGAGTAAGAGTTAATGTAaggcaagcagcagtgtgctggagacCGAAGAGACATAAGAGTTTTAAACAAAGCAAGCAGCAGTTTCAGGGTAGCCAGTTTTGGAAAGCTTCATAAGATTTACAGCACTAACTGAAACTGCTCTGAATCTTGGGGAAATAGAAAGAAACCAAACCTTAACAATCTTGCAAAATAGCTAGATGGTGTCAAGATATGCCCCTTTCATAACAGTAGAGAAGAGGGAATTCTTTCCAGTAAGTGCAGTTTATTTGATTAATAAAGAGAACATAGTGCTGCAAGAAGATAAGA contains:
- the LOC128324629 gene encoding uncharacterized protein LOC128324629; protein product: MSFLLLSVLLFVTSPHLLPTFWPMSAKKTFGLLAIRERSAHQRLFPLKTRDCANPVRKMADVSDDLTGACRPQRSSLSPDTAVGRAGGGLPQRVLGPRRKERQQEWPPQSLSESDGEDMQDDEAGGAEPVDGVSEHPEGHEQLPPVRSGLARGEEVSADAPYVAPPSGPTPTGNVGVPSDAATVKGWIQEAVQVSLAAALKSRKPARQAVIHVSPSDSQEETVPAKQPRVAIRQDSVPLGRGRSSDESGEDSPDLLRPRVSGSETLLGNPDKGPSSSEEGEMTEDSAANLHSQRLSLMVDFQPLINQAIAALDL